GTGGAACATGGGCAAAACTTTCGCAGAAAAGATCTTATCTAAAAAGGCCGGGCTGTCCAGCGTCGTCCCCGGTCAAATTGTCACCGTTCGTCCCAAACATCTTTTGACGCATGATAATACTTCGGCGATTGTCAGCAAGATAACGCCAGATCTGGAAAAATATGGGGTGATCGACCCAAGTTTTCCTGTGATTGTGTTGGATCACGTGGTGCCTGCGGCAGATGAAAAGACCGCGGCTGGCCATAAAAAGGTTCGGGAGTTTGTACGGAAATATGGCATCCGAAATTTTTTCGATGCCGGTGAGGGAATTTGTCATCAGGTGGTGATCGAGAAAGGTTTTGCGGTGCCAGGAACGATTGTGGTGGGCAGCGATTCGCACACCTGTTCCTACGGCGCGCTGGGCGTTTTTTCCACTGGAATCGATCGCACCGAAGCCGCAGCATTGATGTTGACTGGAGAAACCTGGCTAAAAGTACCGCAGAGCATCAAGATTACGCTGACTGGCAAGTTTCAGCCGTTCGTCACAGCGAAAGATCTGGTGCTGAAGATCATCGGCGATATTGGTGCGGATGGTGCAGATTATTGTTCGGTGGAGTTTCATGGCGACATTCAAAATTTATCTATTGATGATCGCATCACTATCGCCAATATGGGCGTGGAAATGGGGGCGAAAAATGCCGCTTTTCCGGTAGATCAGTTGGCCGAGAAATATCTCGAGTCCATCGGTGTAAAGCGTGGTAGCTACGAAAAAATTTGGGCCGACCCTGACGCCCATTATATCAAAGAACTCCATTATGATCTGTCGCGATTGGAGCCGATGGTGGCTCGGCCCCATACAGTCGATAATGTGGTTCCGGTTAGCGAGGTGGCGGGAATTCCCATCGATCAGTGTCTTTTGGGCACCTGCACCGATGGCCGTGTCAGCGATTTAGCGCTTGCGGCTGAAATTTTGAAGGGCCAGAAGGTCGCTCCCCAGGTGCGGTTTCTGGTGCTACCAGCCTCGAGGAGCATTTTCCAAGAGGCGCTGCGGTTGGGCTACGTGGAGACGTTGAGCCTGGCAGGGGCGATCTTCCTGCCGACTGGCTGCGGTCCTTGTTTGGGAGCGCATCAGGGAGTTCTGGCACCAGGGGAGAAATGTTTGAGCACCTCCAACCGCAATTTTAAGGGCCGCATGGGTTGTAAAGAGGCAGAGATCTATCTTGCCAGCCCAGCAACGGTAGCAGCTTCGGCAATCACCGGAATGATCACTGATCCGAGGAAATTGCTGTAATTTCGATCGGAAGATCACAATTTTATT
The sequence above is drawn from the candidate division KSB1 bacterium genome and encodes:
- a CDS encoding 3-isopropylmalate dehydratase large subunit, encoding MGKTFAEKILSKKAGLSSVVPGQIVTVRPKHLLTHDNTSAIVSKITPDLEKYGVIDPSFPVIVLDHVVPAADEKTAAGHKKVREFVRKYGIRNFFDAGEGICHQVVIEKGFAVPGTIVVGSDSHTCSYGALGVFSTGIDRTEAAALMLTGETWLKVPQSIKITLTGKFQPFVTAKDLVLKIIGDIGADGADYCSVEFHGDIQNLSIDDRITIANMGVEMGAKNAAFPVDQLAEKYLESIGVKRGSYEKIWADPDAHYIKELHYDLSRLEPMVARPHTVDNVVPVSEVAGIPIDQCLLGTCTDGRVSDLALAAEILKGQKVAPQVRFLVLPASRSIFQEALRLGYVETLSLAGAIFLPTGCGPCLGAHQGVLAPGEKCLSTSNRNFKGRMGCKEAEIYLASPATVAASAITGMITDPRKLL